A stretch of Vannielia litorea DNA encodes these proteins:
- a CDS encoding TRAP transporter substrate-binding protein has protein sequence MDRRTILGALSGIALATFGATGALAQEVTLRLHQFLPPQANVPKLVLDKWAADVMEQSGGRIKVEHYPSMQLGGTPPELMDQAKDGVADIVWTVVGYTPGRFPRTEVFELPFMVTTAKAASRAYWEMFEEHMKDTEFADLHILGTWVHGPGLFHTKDPVEEPGDLEGMKIRGGSRTVNILLERLGATPVGLPVPAVSEALSKGVIDGTTIPWEVTASLKVAELVQNHTEFKDVSLYTLTFVLAMNKAKYESLPDDLKQVIDDNSGLEFSMFAGDTMEASDAPSRQIAEDLGNTIITLDEEATAEWRALAEPIYEEWIAEMNAKGIDGQALIDEARAKIAEYTE, from the coding sequence ATGGATCGCAGAACAATACTTGGCGCATTGAGCGGGATCGCGCTCGCTACATTCGGCGCGACCGGCGCACTGGCGCAGGAGGTCACGCTCCGTCTGCACCAGTTCCTGCCGCCGCAGGCCAACGTGCCCAAGCTGGTGCTCGACAAATGGGCAGCCGACGTGATGGAGCAGTCCGGCGGACGCATCAAGGTGGAGCACTACCCCTCCATGCAGCTTGGCGGCACTCCGCCCGAGCTGATGGACCAGGCCAAGGATGGCGTGGCCGATATCGTCTGGACGGTGGTCGGCTACACCCCTGGCCGCTTCCCTCGCACCGAGGTCTTCGAGTTGCCCTTCATGGTGACGACGGCCAAGGCCGCGAGTCGCGCCTACTGGGAGATGTTCGAAGAGCACATGAAGGACACCGAGTTCGCCGATCTGCACATTCTCGGCACCTGGGTGCACGGGCCAGGCCTGTTTCACACCAAGGACCCCGTTGAAGAGCCGGGCGACCTCGAGGGCATGAAGATCCGTGGCGGGTCTCGCACCGTCAACATCCTGCTGGAGCGCCTCGGTGCCACACCGGTTGGTCTGCCGGTACCCGCCGTCTCGGAGGCGCTCTCCAAGGGCGTGATCGACGGCACGACGATCCCCTGGGAGGTGACCGCCTCGCTCAAGGTGGCCGAACTGGTGCAGAACCACACCGAGTTCAAGGACGTGTCCCTCTACACGCTCACCTTTGTCCTGGCGATGAACAAGGCCAAGTACGAGAGCCTGCCCGATGACCTTAAGCAGGTGATCGACGACAATTCCGGCCTCGAGTTCTCGATGTTCGCCGGCGACACCATGGAGGCATCCGACGCCCCCTCGCGTCAGATCGCCGAGGACCTCGGCAACACCATCATAACCCTCGACGAGGAGGCCACAGCCGAGTGGCGCGCGCTGGCAGAACCGATCTACGAAGAATGGATTGCGGAAATGAACGCCAAGGGCATCGACGGCCAAGCCCTGATCGACGAGGCCCGCGCAAAGATCGCCGAATACACCGAGTGA